Proteins encoded by one window of Candidatus Neomarinimicrobiota bacterium:
- the lspA gene encoding signal peptidase II yields the protein MLKFLSLTAIIVVLDHATKYWAIVALKGQHYWPADGNLFRLDYAENYNMIFSLTFIPMPLVNVMAIGAIGLLFYLLYQYKDQHVLPSVGLAFILGGAFGNIPERLIRGYVVDFISFDWPDWLFFTRWPTFNIADSAVNVGMILYLGYVFFVEGKEKRLDHMDTGIDAQESSVS from the coding sequence GCTGGATCATGCTACCAAATATTGGGCTATTGTGGCCTTAAAGGGGCAGCACTATTGGCCGGCAGATGGAAATCTCTTCCGTTTGGACTATGCTGAAAACTATAATATGATTTTTAGTCTGACCTTTATACCGATGCCACTGGTAAATGTCATGGCTATCGGTGCCATAGGTCTGCTTTTTTATCTCCTCTATCAGTATAAAGACCAGCATGTATTGCCCAGTGTGGGTCTTGCGTTTATTCTGGGGGGGGCTTTTGGCAACATACCCGAACGTTTGATTCGCGGATACGTCGTTGATTTTATCAGTTTTGATTGGCCGGATTGGCTCTTTTTTACCAGATGGCCAACTTTCAATATTGCCGACAGCGCTGTCAATGTTGGAATGATCTTGTATTTGGGGTATGTCTTTTTTGTTGAAGGCAAAGAAAAACGCCTTGATCACATGGACACTGGGATAGACGCTCAAGAATCTTCAGTATCCTAA